In Syntrophomonadaceae bacterium, the DNA window AAGTGCCGCTTTCGAATTTATCCGGCAGGAAATCAGGCTGGTATTCGCGGTCGGAAATGCTGCCAGTCCCCCCGGTCACCAGGGGATAGGCATGTTCAGCGGCACGCAGGCTGATACAAAAACCTCCAGTACCCATGGGTCCTAATAAGTGCTTATGGCCGGTGAAGGCCAACACATCGGCGTTAGCAGCCTGGAAATCAACCGGGAGCACACCGGCAGTCTGGGCGGCGTCGATCACAAAAAACCATTCCCGCTCCTTTGCAATCAAGCCCAATTCTGTAATGGGTATGATAGTCCCAGTAACATTGGAGGCGTGGGTAGAGACCAATAACTTGGTATTACGGCGGGCAAACTTAATCACATCACCGGGCTCGAGCAGGCCTTCCTTTGAACAGGGTACCGCATCGAATTCGATACCACAATTATCCCGCATCCAGGTTAAGGGCCGGGCTACGGCATTATGCTCCATGCCGGTAGTCAGCACATGGTCCCCTGGCCGCAATAAACCTTTGATGGCTGTGTTGAGGGCCTGAGTAATATTAGCGGTAAAGATAACCTGATTGGGCTTTGGCACATTAAAAAACTTGGCTAGCAGGCTCCGGGCCTCTAATATATGGCGGCCCGCTTCCAAGGCCAGGCTGTAGGCTCCCCTGCCGGGATTGCAGTTGATCTCCCTGAAAAATTTTTCTATAGCTTCATAAACACCAGCCGGCTTATGCCGGCTGGTGGCCGCGTTGTCAAAATAAATCCACGGTTTCACAATACTAACCTCTTTATTGCATTTTACCCTTAAAAATTCGCAGTCCCTCCTCCATTTCCTGTTGTATTTTTATCAAAAGCCATAAATAATTCTTGTCTATCCTGGTAAACTCACGGGGATTTTTTATTTTACCCGGGGCAAATATCAGGTGTATGATTATGCCAGCAACATCTAATTGCAAGAGGAGGTTATCGGGTGGAGAGGT includes these proteins:
- a CDS encoding aminotransferase class V-fold PLP-dependent enzyme gives rise to the protein MKPWIYFDNAATSRHKPAGVYEAIEKFFREINCNPGRGAYSLALEAGRHILEARSLLAKFFNVPKPNQVIFTANITQALNTAIKGLLRPGDHVLTTGMEHNAVARPLTWMRDNCGIEFDAVPCSKEGLLEPGDVIKFARRNTKLLVSTHASNVTGTIIPITELGLIAKEREWFFVIDAAQTAGVLPVDFQAANADVLAFTGHKHLLGPMGTGGFCISLRAAEHAYPLVTGGTGSISDREYQPDFLPDKFESGT